One genomic window of Clostridiales bacterium includes the following:
- a CDS encoding class I tRNA ligase family protein produces the protein MYSCGPTVYNYAHIGNMRMYIFMDILRRVLKHNGYRLKGVMNITDVGHLESDSDTGEDKIQSEAKRQNRSPNEIAEYYTKVFFKDLEK, from the coding sequence ATGTATTCATGCGGTCCGACCGTTTATAACTACGCGCATATAGGCAACATGCGCATGTATATCTTTATGGATATTTTAAGACGGGTTTTAAAACACAACGGCTATCGCCTAAAAGGCGTGATGAATATCACCGATGTAGGCCATCTTGAATCGGACAGCGACACGGGCGAGGACAAAATCCAAAGCGAAGCCAAAAGGCAAAACCGCTCGCCTAATGAGATAGCCGAATATTATACTAAAGTCTTTTTTAAGGACTTGGAAAAAC